The Deinococcus sp. AJ005 genome includes a window with the following:
- a CDS encoding response regulator transcription factor, which produces MRLLLVEDDGRIAQPTARALRDAGHQVQIAPDGVQGLTLARSGDFDAALLDVWLPGLDGFEVARTLRAEGSELPLIFVTARSALPDRVEGLDLGGDAYLSKPYELPELLALLRAVVRRGERVRSARVPFADGAGLLDAGRREVWWHGETVGFTAREYGLLEALALARGRWFTRQELLSKVWGPDFSGEERVVDVYVSYLRRKLSPEALLSSRGLGYQLP; this is translated from the coding sequence ATGCGGCTGCTGCTCGTGGAGGACGACGGACGCATTGCCCAGCCGACAGCACGCGCCTTGAGGGACGCTGGGCATCAAGTGCAGATCGCGCCGGACGGCGTGCAGGGGCTGACCCTGGCCCGCAGCGGGGATTTTGACGCCGCACTGCTGGACGTGTGGCTGCCTGGTCTGGACGGCTTCGAGGTGGCCCGTACCTTGCGCGCCGAGGGCAGCGAGTTGCCGCTGATCTTCGTAACCGCCCGCAGCGCCCTGCCAGACCGCGTGGAGGGGTTGGATCTGGGCGGCGACGCCTACCTGTCCAAACCCTACGAACTGCCCGAACTGCTGGCCCTCCTACGGGCGGTGGTGCGGCGTGGCGAGCGGGTCCGCAGCGCGCGGGTGCCGTTTGCGGACGGGGCCGGGCTGCTGGATGCCGGGCGGCGCGAGGTCTGGTGGCACGGTGAGACGGTGGGCTTCACCGCCCGCGAATACGGCCTCCTGGAAGCGCTGGCACTGGCGCGTGGGCGCTGGTTTACCCGCCAGGAACTGCTCTCCAAGGTGTGGGGACCGGACTTCAGCGGCGAGGAGCGGGTGGTGGACGTGTATGTCAGTTACCTGCGCCGCAAACTCTCGCCAGAAGCGCTGCTCAGTTCACGCGGCCTGGGATATCAGCTCCCATGA
- a CDS encoding catalase, with amino-acid sequence MQAPKQSQTRLTNAAGNPVADNQNSLTAGKDGPVLLQDHHLLERMALFNRERVPERVVHAKGTGAFGTFRVTRAIPELTVAKLFQKEGTECRMLARFSQVAGESGFADTVRDPRGFSLKFYTEDGNWDMVGNNTPVFFVRDGLKFSDFIHSQKRHPVTHRRSETMMFDFWSLRPESMHQVVYIFGDRGIPRSHRHMNGYSSHTYSLWNDQGVRVYVKWHFHTQQGIQNLAEPEAMEIAGKNPDFYFQDLFEAIERGEYPKWKVSLQVMPEADAETYHLDPFDLTKTWPHADYPLMEVGEFELNENPDNYFAQIEQAAFEPSNSPRGFGFSPDKMLQARLMSYADAHRYRIGANYAALPVNQAVSPVQTYHRDGQLRSDGNFGGMPVYEPNSFGGPVQYGEEAAEPPMTVGSRADRYGWPETDEDYFAQPGALYRLMRAEEQSRMHDNFARHLGAAPDFIQQRYLTQLDKVDARLGAGVRASLEKPEMKAKPEIETILKEDHTHAAGGLMTAQTQQAVGADD; translated from the coding sequence ATGCAAGCCCCCAAACAGAGCCAGACCCGACTGACCAACGCGGCGGGCAATCCGGTGGCCGACAACCAGAATTCCCTGACGGCAGGCAAGGACGGCCCAGTGCTGCTTCAGGACCATCACCTGCTGGAGCGCATGGCCCTGTTCAACCGCGAGCGCGTCCCTGAACGCGTGGTCCATGCCAAGGGGACCGGCGCATTCGGCACCTTCCGGGTGACCCGCGCCATCCCCGAACTGACGGTGGCAAAACTGTTTCAGAAGGAGGGGACCGAGTGCCGCATGTTGGCCCGCTTCTCGCAGGTGGCTGGAGAGAGCGGTTTCGCCGATACCGTGCGCGATCCACGCGGTTTCTCGCTGAAGTTTTATACCGAGGATGGCAACTGGGACATGGTGGGCAACAACACGCCCGTGTTTTTCGTGCGGGATGGCCTCAAGTTCTCGGATTTCATCCACAGCCAGAAGCGCCACCCGGTCACGCACCGCCGCAGCGAGACCATGATGTTCGACTTCTGGAGCCTACGCCCCGAATCCATGCATCAGGTGGTCTACATCTTCGGGGACCGGGGCATTCCACGCAGCCACCGCCACATGAATGGGTACTCCAGCCACACCTATAGCCTGTGGAACGATCAGGGCGTGCGCGTGTACGTCAAGTGGCACTTCCACACCCAGCAGGGCATCCAGAACCTCGCCGAACCAGAGGCGATGGAGATTGCCGGCAAGAACCCCGACTTCTACTTTCAGGACCTGTTCGAGGCCATTGAGCGCGGCGAGTATCCGAAGTGGAAGGTCAGCCTTCAGGTGATGCCGGAGGCCGACGCCGAGACGTATCATCTCGATCCCTTTGACCTGACCAAGACGTGGCCCCACGCGGATTACCCCCTGATGGAAGTGGGCGAGTTCGAATTGAACGAGAACCCGGACAACTACTTCGCACAGATTGAACAGGCGGCCTTTGAACCCAGCAACTCGCCGCGCGGTTTCGGGTTCAGTCCCGACAAGATGCTGCAAGCCCGCCTGATGAGCTATGCCGACGCGCACCGTTACCGCATCGGGGCCAATTACGCCGCGCTGCCGGTAAATCAGGCCGTCTCGCCAGTACAGACCTACCACCGGGACGGGCAACTGCGCTCTGACGGCAACTTCGGCGGAATGCCAGTGTACGAACCCAATTCTTTCGGTGGACCAGTGCAGTACGGTGAGGAAGCTGCCGAGCCGCCCATGACCGTAGGCAGTCGCGCGGACCGGTATGGCTGGCCCGAGACTGACGAGGATTACTTTGCCCAGCCCGGCGCGCTGTACCGCCTGATGCGGGCGGAAGAGCAAAGCAGGATGCACGACAACTTCGCCCGGCATCTGGGAGCCGCTCCTGACTTCATTCAGCAGCGTTACCTCACCCAACTGGACAAGGTAGACGCGCGCCTGGGCGCAGGTGTGCGCGCCAGTCTGGAGAAGCCAGAGATGAAGGCAAAGCCAGAGATTGAGACGATCCTCAAAGAGGACCATACCCACGCGGCAGGCGGCCTGATGACGGCACAGACCCAGCAGGCCGTAGGCGCAGACGACTAA
- a CDS encoding Dps family protein, translating into MKQTLLLSVLLFGSALAGGAGAQSAASQIPATSVNMPQPNTGQPSAQSTKTASPLPYNVPSRLPSSGTDNLQKSVAALQNTLTELQALQLQTKQAHWNVSGTLFYTLHELLQDHYEGISKYADDTAERMLSVGASSDGRAITIVASSRLPEIPGGFIDDAQVIQFFIYQYETVGQRIFQRIGDVEKADPTTANQLQEVEAGIEKYQWQMRAFLQNTPTDPNSGSDINNTPVPLRGK; encoded by the coding sequence ATGAAACAGACCCTGCTTCTTTCCGTCCTGCTGTTCGGTTCCGCCCTGGCCGGAGGCGCTGGCGCGCAGTCAGCAGCCAGCCAGATTCCGGCCACCAGCGTCAACATGCCGCAGCCCAACACCGGCCAGCCCAGCGCGCAGAGCACCAAGACCGCCTCACCGCTGCCGTATAACGTGCCCAGCCGCCTGCCGTCGTCCGGCACCGACAACCTGCAAAAGAGCGTGGCCGCGTTGCAGAACACCCTCACCGAATTGCAGGCGCTGCAACTCCAGACCAAGCAGGCGCACTGGAACGTGTCCGGCACGCTGTTCTACACCCTGCATGAGCTGCTTCAGGACCACTATGAGGGCATCAGCAAGTACGCTGACGACACGGCGGAACGCATGCTCTCGGTGGGCGCGTCCAGCGACGGGCGGGCCATCACCATCGTCGCCAGCTCGCGTCTGCCAGAGATTCCGGGCGGTTTCATTGACGACGCCCAGGTGATCCAGTTCTTCATCTATCAGTACGAAACCGTGGGTCAGCGTATCTTCCAGCGTATTGGGGACGTGGAGAAGGCAGATCCCACCACCGCCAATCAGTTGCAGGAAGTAGAGGCGGGCATCGAGAAGTACCAGTGGCAGATGCGCGCCTTCCTTCAAAATACGCCGACGGACCCCAACAGTGGCTCCGACATCAACAACACGCCGGTGCCCTTACGCGGCAAATAG
- a CDS encoding HAMP domain-containing sensor histidine kinase: MKPTVTIRARLALGVAAITVLVVLAVAAVQFLALRSFLVGAEYERLEMLLPRLEQTLNTLPASSTGLRVLETLPRTVDVRVIREDQVVAVTPEFPPIALTLPIGRSRRAGHDVLISTFNLNGTLATAQLASDVLGVVNPLRAYLRSLAVAVPVSAALAALLSFLLAGRLLKPLERLTAAAAAIGRGGNLRATLPGANRGDEVGRLAGVLQTSFGQVAETREREETFTYAAAHDLRSPLTAMKTRLQGALSGPRSETELREELGEVLSDLERMRRLSEQLLLLARGERDIQRRPLELARLAGEAVDRARELAPDLPLEFGTVGVTWILGDEALLSPLLDNLIGNSLRYGGGAAMKMTVTGTPFGVALSMVDGGPGVPTAALSHLTTAFYQVGAARSGQGNGLGLAIAQRVAQLHGARLDLAPVDPSGLRVTVTFPQTAERD, from the coding sequence ATGAAGCCAACCGTGACCATCCGCGCCCGCCTGGCGCTGGGCGTCGCCGCCATCACGGTTCTCGTGGTGCTGGCGGTGGCCGCCGTGCAGTTCCTGGCACTACGCTCGTTTCTGGTGGGAGCCGAGTACGAGCGGCTGGAAATGCTGCTGCCACGCCTGGAGCAGACGCTGAACACCCTCCCAGCCTCGTCTACAGGACTGCGCGTGTTGGAGACCCTGCCGCGCACCGTGGACGTGAGGGTCATCCGGGAAGATCAGGTGGTGGCCGTGACCCCCGAGTTTCCGCCGATTGCCCTGACGCTCCCCATTGGCCGCTCACGGCGCGCGGGCCATGACGTGTTGATCTCCACTTTCAACCTGAACGGCACGCTGGCGACAGCGCAACTGGCCAGCGACGTGCTGGGGGTGGTCAATCCGCTGCGCGCGTACCTGCGAAGTCTGGCAGTGGCCGTTCCAGTCTCAGCGGCCCTGGCGGCGCTCCTGAGTTTTTTGCTGGCTGGACGCCTCCTCAAACCCCTGGAACGTCTGACGGCGGCGGCGGCGGCCATAGGCCGGGGCGGCAACCTGCGCGCCACGCTGCCTGGCGCGAACCGGGGTGACGAGGTGGGCCGCCTCGCGGGCGTGCTGCAAACCTCGTTCGGGCAGGTGGCCGAGACCCGCGAGCGCGAGGAGACCTTTACATACGCCGCCGCCCATGACCTGCGCTCGCCGCTGACCGCCATGAAGACCCGCCTTCAGGGCGCACTCAGCGGCCCACGTTCAGAGACTGAGCTGCGTGAGGAACTGGGCGAGGTGCTTTCAGACCTGGAGCGTATGCGCCGCCTGAGCGAGCAATTGCTGCTGCTGGCACGGGGCGAGCGTGATATTCAGCGGCGTCCGCTGGAGCTGGCCCGTCTGGCCGGGGAGGCGGTGGACCGGGCGCGTGAACTGGCCCCAGACCTGCCCCTGGAGTTCGGCACGGTGGGCGTGACCTGGATTCTGGGGGACGAGGCGCTGCTCTCGCCCCTGCTGGATAATCTGATCGGCAACAGCCTGCGCTACGGCGGCGGCGCGGCCATGAAGATGACCGTGACTGGTACGCCGTTCGGGGTGGCCCTGAGCATGGTGGATGGTGGTCCTGGTGTCCCCACTGCAGCGCTCTCTCATCTGACCACCGCTTTCTATCAGGTGGGCGCGGCCCGCAGCGGTCAGGGCAACGGTCTGGGCCTTGCCATTGCCCAGCGCGTCGCGCAACTCCACGGGGCCAGACTTGACCTGGCGCCGGTTGACCCCAGCGGCCTGCGCGTCACGGTGACCTTTCCGCAGACTGCCGAGCGCGATTGA
- a CDS encoding Dps family protein has protein sequence MTQNDSSKTATYPAPDALKTPTDLRADGVQKIVEAINPIIADAYAVYLKTKNFHWHLSGSHFRDYHLLFDEQAEQLLGSTDPLAERVRKLGGTTLRSVSHISGLQTVQDNNADFVTPLDMLRELMADNQSIAASMRAAHETCDDARDYATSSLLEVLIDETERRIWFLFEAAQGGENTK, from the coding sequence ATGACCCAGAACGACTCCAGCAAGACCGCCACCTATCCCGCCCCCGACGCCCTGAAGACGCCCACAGACCTCAGGGCTGACGGCGTGCAGAAAATCGTTGAGGCCATCAACCCGATCATCGCCGACGCCTACGCCGTGTACCTCAAGACTAAGAACTTTCACTGGCATCTCTCCGGCAGCCATTTCCGCGACTACCACCTGCTGTTTGATGAGCAGGCCGAGCAGCTCCTCGGCAGCACTGATCCACTGGCCGAGCGCGTCCGCAAACTGGGCGGCACCACGCTACGCTCGGTCTCGCACATCTCTGGCCTTCAGACGGTGCAGGACAACAACGCCGATTTCGTGACCCCACTGGACATGCTGCGCGAGCTGATGGCCGACAACCAGAGCATTGCGGCCAGTATGCGCGCCGCCCATGAAACCTGCGACGACGCCCGCGACTACGCCACTTCCAGCCTGCTCGAAGTGCTGATCGACGAGACCGAGCGGCGCATCTGGTTCCTGTTCGAAGCCGCGCAGGGCGGCGAAAACACCAAGTAA